Proteins from one Triplophysa dalaica isolate WHDGS20190420 chromosome 6, ASM1584641v1, whole genome shotgun sequence genomic window:
- the atp1b1a gene encoding sodium/potassium-transporting ATPase subunit beta-1a, protein MSANKNGDGGWKSFIWNSEKKEFLGRTGASWFKIITFYVIFYGCLAGIFIGTIQALLLTLSNYKPTYQDRVAPPGLSHNPRSEKAEFTFSMSDEKSYKAYVENIDKFLVPYSSEKQIDQQKFEDCGAVPKSYTDRGDLESAFGIRKACRFDREILKDCSGSSDKTYGFDVGKPCLIVKLNRIVNFRPRAPPNNDSLPAAIHTNYQGNLIPIHCSAKRDEEADKLGPVEYFGMGSGFPLQYYPYYGKLLHPQYLQPLVAIKFQNITKDFEMRIECKVFGENIDYSEKDRSQGRFDIKMLIKS, encoded by the exons AtgtctgcaaataaaaatggtGATGGTGGATGGAAGAGCTTTATCTGGAATTCAGAAAAGAAGGAATTTTTAGGACGCACAGGCGCCAGTTGGT TTAAAATCATCACCTTCTATGTAATCTTCTATGGCTGCTTGGCTGGAATATTCATTGGCACCATCCAGGCCTTGCTTTTGACTCTCAGCAACTACAAGCCCACATACCAGGACAGGGTGGCACCCCCAG gTCTATCACACAACCCGCGCTCGGAAAAAGCAGAATTCACCTTCTCCATGAGTGATGAGAAAAGTTACAAGGCATACGTAGAAAATATTGACAAGTTTCTGGTGCCGTACAGCAGTGAGAAACAGATCGATCAACAAAAGTTTGAGGATTGTGGAG CTGTACCCAAAAGCTACACGGATCGCGGAGATCTGGAGAGTGCCTTCGGCATCAGGAAGGCTTGCCGTTTCGATAGGGAGATCCTAAAAGACTGCTCAGGCTCTTCGGACAAAACCTATGGCTTTGACGTAGGCAAACCCTGTCTCATCGTTAAACTCAATAGAATTGTCAACTTCAGGCCTCGG GCTCCACCTAACAACGACAGTCTTCCGGCGGCAATCCACACTAACTATCAAGGCAATCTGATTCCAATCCATTGCTCAGCCAAG AGAGATGAGGAAGCAGATAAGCTCGGACCAGTCGAATACTTCGGAATGGGTTCTGGTTTCCCTCTCCAGTATTATCCTTACTACGGCAAGCTGCTACACCCGCAGTACCTCCAGCCTCTCGTGGCCATCAAGTTTCAGAACATCACCAAGGATTTCGAGATGCGCATCGAGTGCAAAGTATTCGGAGAAAACATTGACTACAGCGAGAAAGACCGTTCTCAGGGACGCTTTGACATCAAAATGCTGATCAAATCATGA